A DNA window from Providencia huaxiensis contains the following coding sequences:
- a CDS encoding MarR family winged helix-turn-helix transcriptional regulator, translating to MPNSLEDALSLLQCTLVARRVSFTPEQITWGQYDVLEILRLKGDLTPSQLSQSLGLSRQNLSKFLRVLKSYEFVEQYQSEEDRRELITRLTDKGHHFLQRAATGRAENAAKVKAALTPQEQKLFIALSQKITHALGHD from the coding sequence ATGCCAAATTCTCTTGAAGATGCACTTTCCCTGCTGCAATGTACGCTAGTTGCACGCAGAGTTAGCTTTACCCCTGAGCAAATAACTTGGGGTCAATATGATGTGCTAGAGATATTGAGATTAAAAGGGGATTTAACACCAAGCCAGTTAAGCCAATCACTTGGGCTCTCTCGCCAAAATTTATCGAAGTTTCTTCGAGTTCTGAAATCTTATGAATTTGTCGAGCAATATCAATCTGAAGAAGATAGACGGGAGCTGATCACCCGTTTAACCGACAAAGGGCATCATTTTTTGCAGCGTGCAGCTACAGGGCGTGCTGAAAATGCAGCTAAGGTCAAAGCAGCATTAACCCCCCAAGAACAGAAACTATTTATTGCTTTAAGTCAGAAAATTACTCACGCACTAGGCCACGATTAA
- a CDS encoding DUF3820 family protein, which translates to MEKQDLIDMANTYMPFGKYKGCVLIDLPEEYLLWFYKKGEFPAGRLGQLMEMTLGLKIEGLEGLVKPLKRG; encoded by the coding sequence ATGGAAAAACAAGACCTCATTGATATGGCCAATACGTATATGCCATTTGGTAAATATAAAGGGTGCGTATTAATTGATTTACCCGAAGAATATTTATTATGGTTCTATAAGAAAGGAGAGTTCCCTGCTGGACGTTTAGGGCAATTAATGGAGATGACCCTAGGACTAAAAATAGAAGGCTTAGAAGGGCTGGTAAAACCTTTAAAACGGGGTTAA
- a CDS encoding NupC/NupG family nucleoside CNT transporter encodes MTSILHFVLSLVVIAALAILASSNRRGIRPRYVVQLLVIQIALAYLFLKSNIGESFVLGVAGVFTHLLGYAAEGTKFIFGGMIEGNLAFFFLQVLCPIIFISALIGILQHIKILPIVIRIIGTVLSKVNGMGKLESFNAVSSLLLGQSENFIAYKDQLNRMSDRRMYTMAATAMSTVSMSIVGAYMTMLEPRFVVAALVLNMFGTFVVLSLINPYPPEGEEDIQMSNLHEGQSFFEMLGEYILAGFKVAIIVSAMLIGFIALIAMINGIFSAVFGIDFQTMLGYVFYPFAWMLGIPADEALQVGGIMAVKMVTNEFVAMDGLQAIAGGLSERSVGILSVFLVSFANFSSIGIIAGAIKGLDEKQGNTVARFGLKLLYGSTLVSFLSAAVVGLVL; translated from the coding sequence ATGACCTCGATCCTGCATTTCGTTTTATCTTTAGTTGTAATCGCAGCTCTTGCCATTTTAGCTAGTAGTAACCGTAGAGGGATCCGTCCTCGCTATGTTGTTCAACTGCTCGTTATTCAAATTGCATTAGCGTATTTGTTCTTGAAATCGAATATTGGCGAATCTTTTGTTCTTGGTGTGGCAGGGGTATTTACCCACTTGCTAGGCTATGCAGCAGAAGGAACCAAATTTATTTTTGGTGGCATGATTGAAGGAAACTTAGCGTTCTTCTTCTTACAAGTGTTATGCCCAATCATCTTTATTTCTGCGTTGATCGGGATTTTACAGCACATCAAAATTCTTCCTATCGTGATCCGTATTATCGGTACCGTATTATCGAAAGTGAATGGTATGGGTAAGTTGGAGTCTTTTAACGCAGTCAGTTCATTGTTATTGGGTCAGTCAGAAAACTTTATCGCATATAAAGACCAATTGAACCGGATGTCAGACCGCAGAATGTACACCATGGCAGCAACAGCCATGTCAACGGTATCTATGTCTATCGTTGGGGCATATATGACCATGTTAGAGCCACGTTTCGTGGTCGCTGCATTGGTTCTGAATATGTTTGGTACTTTCGTCGTACTGTCACTGATTAACCCTTACCCACCGGAAGGTGAAGAAGATATTCAAATGAGCAACCTGCACGAAGGGCAAAGCTTCTTTGAAATGTTAGGTGAATATATTCTTGCAGGGTTTAAAGTAGCGATTATTGTTTCAGCGATGTTGATTGGTTTTATTGCTCTTATTGCGATGATTAACGGTATTTTCTCAGCTGTATTCGGTATCGACTTCCAAACTATGTTAGGTTACGTGTTCTATCCGTTTGCATGGATGCTCGGTATTCCTGCTGATGAAGCCTTACAGGTTGGCGGAATTATGGCAGTGAAAATGGTCACGAATGAATTCGTTGCGATGGATGGTTTACAAGCGATTGCTGGTGGGTTATCTGAGCGTTCTGTTGGTATCTTATCGGTATTCTTAGTGTCTTTCGCTAACTTCTCATCCATTGGTATTATTGCGGGTGCAATTAAAGGATTAGATGAGAAACAAGGTAATACTGTGGCTCGCTTCGGTTTAAAATTACTGTACGGTTCAACCTTAGTTAGTTTCTTATCTGCAGCGGTGGTTGGGTTAGTTTTGTAA